In Acidobacteriota bacterium, the following are encoded in one genomic region:
- a CDS encoding transposase — MEENHLPQRKNPRLRGFDYSLPYVYFITICTFNRRKIFVNDQLNKTIIDCLIKEKDRSGVNLYVYCLMPDHLHLLIQPEKQGANVSNFVGSFKSKAYRLCKKFRIEGKIWQPRFYDHIVRKSEDLSEIVKYILNNPVRKNLVEKWSDYPYSGCPDKII, encoded by the coding sequence ATGGAAGAAAACCATCTTCCCCAGAGGAAAAACCCCAGGCTAAGGGGGTTCGATTATTCCCTCCCCTATGTTTATTTCATAACAATTTGCACCTTTAACCGAAGGAAAATCTTTGTAAACGACCAGCTTAATAAGACGATAATAGATTGTCTGATTAAAGAAAAAGATAGATCGGGTGTGAACCTCTATGTTTATTGTCTGATGCCCGATCATTTGCATTTGTTAATCCAACCTGAGAAGCAAGGGGCGAATGTATCTAACTTCGTGGGCTCCTTTAAAAGCAAAGCGTATAGATTATGCAAGAAATTTAGAATCGAAGGGAAGATATGGCAGCCCCGGTTTTACGATCATATTGTGCGAAAGAGCGAAGATTTATCCGAGATTGTGAAATACATTTTAAATAATCCAGTTAGGAAAAATTTAGTAGAGAAATGGAGCGATTATCCCTATTCGGGATGCCCAGATAAAATAATCTGA